AGATGCTGCTGGCCGCTCAGCATGGCCTCGATGCAGTTGGCCAGGTCTTTATAGTGTTCCGGTGAGAGGTCGACGGTTCCGAGGTTGAGTATCAAGCGCTGTCTCGGTCCGTTCTTTGTCCGAACGTTTTCGACGAGATGCAAATACTCGTAGACCTTCTTGGAGTGGCGATTGGATTTACGTACCCGTTTAATATACATGCTCAGAGGCATACCACTTATAGAGCCGCCTGTAAAGCAGAAAATGCAGCGATGGGTCACTACAGACGCCAAAAACAAGGCCTGAATACTGAAAAATCAACTACTTATGTCTGTAGATAGGTTGATTTTAGGGCCAAAATAACCCCCAATCTGGGATTTTTGGCAAACTTGGGTTAGACCAAAAAAATCAAAATCCCGTCGCGACCTCAACCGCTTCCGGGGTTGTCCGGATCATGCGGATGGACATGCTCCCGGACGTGATCCAGAAACAATACTGCTTCCCCGCGGCGGCCATTATCGTTTCGCTATCCCCTGGCGCGCCCCACGATCGCTCATGCCTGACTTCGATGATCCTTTCTCCTGGGCGGACCGGGACCGAAAGATATTCCCCGACGCAAATTTCTGCCGCCATTTCCCCGTCAATAAACAAGTGATATGCCGCCGCCCCTCCCTCGAACTCGTTGGTCCTGAGCATAGTCAAGGTGGCCCTCGGCCCGTCAATGGTTGGCGCAAATATCGCCTCATCCGGAACAGGCTTGAGTTCCTTGATGGTAGGCTGGAGGTTGGCGCATCCAGCTAAGCTGGCAACCGTTAAACCCAGCAGTATAATGGTGCCCAGCGCTTTGTTCATTTCTGCGGCCTTTCTGTTTTGGCTGTGGGGATCGATGCCACTACCGAGCGGTGCAGCGCGCTCGATACATGCTGGTAGTGGCGCATCAAGGTCTCCGGCCGGCTGCCGACGATCTCCGAGACCGCCTTGATTGGCATGCCGTTTTCGAGCGCCACGGTAACGAAATGGTGCCTGAGATCATACATGCGCAGCCGCCTGGTGATCCCGGCGCGCCGAAGCGTGTTCCGCCACGTTCTCTTGAGGGACCCCACCGGCGCACCGGTATAATGGATAATATATCGTTCCCCGTCAGCTTTCCAGTACTCGAGGTGCGCGGCAAGATCTTTGTGGACCGGCACGATCCGGAACCCGGGGCCGCCCTTGGCAGCTGACCGGACGAGGATCGTGCCGTCTGGTCTAACATCGTCCCAGGTTAGGCCAAGGAGCTCCGTCGCGCCAGGGCGCAGCCCGAGGTAGTACGAGAGCAGGATCGCCCGGCGGAGGTGCTCGGAGGCATGCTTGAGGATCGCGGTCACCTCATCGGGGGTTGGAGGGAGGATGATTTCGAGATCTTCTCGCGGGAGGGAATATCCCCGGACCGGATTGAATGGAACCAGCGGGGGCCTGCGCCTGGCGGCCCAGTTCAGGATCGCCTGCACGTTCACGAGCTCGCGCCGGATCGATCACAGTTCCGGAAAAGGCCACCAGCGTTTTAATCCCCGCATAGCCTTTATCCTTAATGTATTTGTCGAACGTTTGTTTGTATCTGACCGCGTGAAGACGGCTGGAGGTCACCACCATGGCCTTGGCCTTACCCCCGATCTTGTGCATGGTGAAGTGCCGGAAATGCTCGACCATGACCTCGGTCTTCTGGGCAATATTGTGCGGATGCAGGCTCATGAATCGCGCCAGCGCCCGCGCGGCCTTGCGCTTGTCCACCTGTGGATCATCCTCGATTGATTTGATCAGCCGGTAATATGTCTTGTAGGTCGTGTAATTCCGGAGCACGTCGAGGATGAACCCCTCATCGATGGCCTGCCGCATGCTGTAGAGATGGAAGGGATTCGGCTTGCCGTCCGCGCCGGGTGTGCCGAAGACCTCCAGGGTTTTGTATTTAGGCGTTGCCGTGAAGGCAAAGAAGCTGATGTTGGGTTGCTGTCCGCGCTTTGCCATGGTCTTGAGGATTTCCTCCTCATAATCGGGCAGCCCTTCCTCCTCGGCTTTTGCCCTGGCCTCTTCCTTGATGGCTGCGCCGGCGAGCACGCCTTTGAGCTCGGTCGCCGTCTCGCCGCCTTGGGAGCTGTGGGCTTCGTCAACAACCACCGCATAACGGCGCATGGGCAGGGCGCCCATTTTCTCGGTGACGAAAGGAAACTTCTGGAGCGTGGTGATCACAATCGGAACGCCCGAGGCGAGGGCGTCGGCCAGCTGTGTCGAGTTGATATCGATCTTCTGCACCACGCCCTGCTTATGTTCGAATTGGTAAATGGTGTTCTGCAGCTGCTGGTCGAGGACGACCCTGTCTGTGACCACGATGATAGAGTCGAAAACCTTCTCGTCATTTACGGTGTAAAGACTCGCAAGCCGATGGGCCAGCCAGGCAATGGAGTTGGATTTCCCGCTTCCTGCTGAGTGCTGAATCAGGTAGTTGGTTCCGGTGCCGCGCTCGCGAGCGTCCGCGACGAGTTTCCTCACACAATCAAGCTGGTGATAGCGCGGAAATATCATGGTTTCCTTCTTGACTCGCTTCCCACCGAGCTTTTTCTCTTTGATCTGCAGATGAATGAACCGTGCCAGAATATCCAGGAAGCTGTGACGCTCAAGCACCGCCTCCCACAAATACGCGGTCTTGTAGCCGCCGGGGTTTTCAGGATTGCCTGCCCCGCCTCCGCAGCCCCTGTTGAAGGGCAGAAAGCGCGTGCCTTTTCCCGAAAGACGCGTGGTCATGTAGACCTCGTCGGTGTCCACCGCAAAATGGACAAGGGTGCGCTTCTTGAACTGAAAGATCAGGTCCGACGGATCGCGGTCGTTTTTGTATTGTGTGACCGCATACCGCCAGTTTTGGCCAGTCATGGGGTTTTTCAGTTCCAGGGTGGCGAGGGGGATACCGTTGAGAGCCAGGGTCACATCAAGGGTGTTGCTGTGCTTGGCCGAATAGCGGAGCTGGCGCGTAATGGTGAGCCGGTTGGCGGCGTAGAGCGCCTGGGTGTCGGGGTTCATGCCACTGGCCGGGGCGAAATAGGCCACCCGGAATAGCTTGCCGAAGCACTTGAACCCGTGTCGAAGGACCGAGAGGCACCCCTCATGGCTGGAGTTGAGCGCGCGGCACAGATCGTCTATCAGCGTTTCTTCGGCCTTTTCTTTTTGGAGGTTGACGAGGTACTCCCATTCCTTGGGCTGGGTTTTCTGGATAAACGCAATCACGTCGCCGAAGAATAGACCCCGCTCGGTGTCGAAGCCCTCTCGGTCGCCTTTTTCAAATCCACCGGCTGTGGTCAAGTGGTGTTCTATGCCGGTTTCGAATGCGTATTCCGAATATTGACCCGGCATCAGGCACGCCCTCCAATCGGTTCCAAAATAAAGCGTGCTCTTTCCCGACGCAGCATCTCATAGGGCGTGACACACTTAACCTCAAGACCGATGCAGGCGTTGGGAATTTTGATTTTCTTTGTGGATGGGGAAGCGATTTCGTGGGTTACAATGGTGTGATTGTGCGCGACCGCAAAGGCGATCAAATAATAATCGGCCACCTGGAAGAAGGTGTTCACCGCTGCAGGATCATAGCCTTGGTCCGTCGCCCAGGCGCTCACCTTGCCCAACGCCGACAGCATGGCTGAATCCGGTTTCAAAAAAAATCCAGGCCCCCGCTGATCTGCCCATTTTGCAAGCTCATCGTTGCCCGCTTCGATTTCATCGCCGACTTTTTCGATGCTGAACACCTTCTGTTGCTGATTGTTTGTGATCAGCCAATCCCAGAACGCCGGACAGAAATCCAGGCCGTAATGAAGGTTTTTTGCCTGGATGAACACATTCGCATCGAGCAGGTAGGTCATCAGAAGGTAACCTCCAATTGATAGGCAAGCTCACGAAATGTGGCGTGTTTGCGAAAACCCAACAAGCGGAAGGCGTCGCGATGCAGGGTCTGCCCCTCGAGCGTGCTGATGACCAGCGCCCGGGCAAATCGCTTGCTGACCCTGGCCGGAAGCGTCAGATAAAAATTGCCGCCGCTTCCTTTGGACATCGCTCCCAGCCGGTCCAACTCTTTATCGTATGCCTGCCAGAGTTCATCGCGGGTCAGTTTTCCTGCATCATGGAGTCGTCTTAGAATGACCAACGTGCTGACTTTGAACCATCGGGCTAGGTGGTCTAGTTCTTCCCGCAACGATCTGCCGCCTTCATAGGCTTCGCGCAAAGCGGGCAGGGGAACGAGCAATTCAGCCGCGACATGGTTGCACCACAGCTCTATTTTATTGGACGGCATCGTTACCGGCCCCACATCGGACAGCGCCGTTTCGCCGAGCCATATATGCGCCAGTTCATGAGCCAGCGTGAACATCTGCGCTGCCTTGGTATCCTTGCCATTGATGAAAACCAACGGCGCAAGCGGATCGGCGAGCGCAAATCCACGGAATTCCTGAGGATCAAGAGAGCGATGCGTATTGCTGCCCACGATGCCGCTCACCATGACCATGATGCCGAAAGAATCCGCCTGTTGGATGAAGTGGCGCAGCGCTTCCGTCCAGGTTGGCATATGACGGCGTTCATCGATATTGAAACCAAGGGTTTGCCTGATATTCCGCGCGACCTCCGCCGTATCGCTCTCAAGATTTGCGGACCCGGCAAACGGCAGGGGTTTTTCACCCATGGAGCGCGCAAAATCGCGATACCATTCCTGCCGTTGCTGGCATATGTACATGGTGTCGAGAAGGTCAGGGCTCGGATGTCCTAAATATTGGCTGCCGAGCGTGCGAAGGTCGGGAATCGGAATGGACTCTTCGGGAGGCTCCGGGAGGAAAAAATAGCCGAACGGCGTATAGGTCGCCTGGGCGAATTTCTCGAGCTGTTTGAAGGTCGGACGCTCCTCGCCGCTCACCCAGGCGGGCAACTTGCGAAAGGACTGCTGTTGCGCCAACGCATCGATGTTTCGCCCGGCGCGTGCACAGGCCCATAAAAATAAATCGGGTTTGACATCCACCCGCATCAGGAAACCTCCTCCTGCCTGCCGGCAGGCATGGTGCGAACGTCGATTTTGCCTGTTACCGCTGCGGAAATGAGGGCGGTGCGGTATTCGCGGAGTTTATCGATGCTTGTTTTCACCTTGGCAACCAGGACATCAATCCGCTGGGTCTCGAAATCTAAGTGATGTAGGATCATCTCTTGCTCATCGTGCGGGGGGAATGGAAACCGGTAAACGCGCAATTTTTCAGCCGTCAAATGTGGAATAGTGTTAGGATTGCCGTATGCTAGAAACACACCACTCCAGGCTGCGGCTCGCATGATGTAGTAGTAGAAGCGACGCACGTCTTGGGTACTTCGAGGTCGCACGCGGTGAATCGCTTTCTGAAACGCACAGACTGGCAGTTCACCACTCCACATTGCTGTTCGCCCGACTTCACCACCCTCGCAGACAAGTAGGTCTCCGTCTGCCAAGGTAAAACGGCTATATTCGTCCGGCTCAATATCCATCTCTGGAAGGTTCTCGACATTCACCCGATCCCATTGAACGTCTATGTTCCGCAAGTAAGGCAACAGATAATTGCCGGTGAATCGCTTGGCATCGAGCATTTTTCCTAATTCAACGCTGTACCTGGCGTAAAGCGGTGGGATGTCCCAATGCGCCGGAATCTCGCCCAACCACTCAATCCCGGAATCCTTCATCTTGGCATCGGGATCGAGCCCTTTGGTAACGGCGTGGTTGATGAGGGCGGATCGCTTCTCCTTGAGCAACTCGATCTGCCGCTGCTTTTTCTCGATGAGCGCATCGATCCGCGCTGTTTCGCGGTCAAGAAAGGATGCGATGGCTTGCTGTTCCTCCAATGGGGGAACGGGGAACAGCCCGTTGTCTAACCAATATTTACCCAAACCGAACCGCGTAATTCCATTGGCGGCAACCCTGAACTGGTCGTTGATCCCACTGGTCCGAAATGCTCGAAACAGGTACTCGCCAATGAGTTTGCGCAGATCGGGACGAATGTGAGCCAGGTGGTAGCCGCACAGAACACCCTCGACTTCTTAAGCAACATACGCCGGGACAGCGATATCGTCCCAAGACTCAGAGTCCTTCGTTACGAGCACGTCTCCGTGACGTAGTTGGAATTTGGTGATCTCGCTCCGCGTAGCAGTCGCCGACAAGAATTCGATACCCTCTTTGATGAAGTCGTTGTAATACACGTCCATATAATTACAGAGGCGTACGGGCTTTTCGCCCTCAATGGTGTGCTTGTCTACGCTGCTGAACTGGATTGACGCAACGTGTTTGATGCGACGAACATCCCAGTGCTCGGGAATATCGCCGACCCACTCCATCCCCGACGGTTTGTACGCAGAATAGGCACGATGTTTCATCTTCGTCCCTCCGATGGGTCTGTTCCTGCCTGTCGGCAGGCACGGCGGTGGACAGGTGTAGGGCGAGCACGATCCGGGCGAACACAAGGTTCGCCCCTACGGTGTGACCACAAAATGCCGTGAATGTGATTCGGCATTACAATGAATTCATCCAATTCCAAATGGTGGAATCGAATCGGCAATTGATCCCAAACCGTTTCCACCATTCGCCCCGCACCGTTCAACACCATTTTTCCGCTCATGATTTCCTCGAACAGGCATTCCCGGTTCTGCGCGCAAATCGTCACAAAATACGCCCCGGCACCTACATAATCGTATCCTTTCAACCGGATGGGCAGGCCCGCCGCTCCGGGCGGTCCGTACCCCGTATGCAAATCACCCCTGCTCATTCGGCGTCCTCAATGCTCGAATTTATGCAACAATCAGCGAGGACCAGAATCTCCTGGAAATACGGCCAACGTAACTGTCTCGACAGCGTGGGGACAATTTCCGCTCCATAGTCGGCGCGCTTGCCTCTCAATATTTCCTAGTGGATTCGGCTTCCGATGCGCCGGTAGAGTATCATCAACCCGGCATTCACCGTTGCGGCGACACCGGCGCGTGTTTTCTAAATCATTTTCCGGATATCGCCGAGCAATCGAACGGGAACCGCAGGCAAAAGGGGGGATTTCATGCTTCCATTCATCATTTCTTTCCCCCTTTCTTCTTCACCTTTGCCTCCTGTTGCTTCGGGGGCGTCTTCTTGCGCTCCTGATCAAGGAAGCGAGCGGAGGTTCGCAGGTCTTCCACGTACCGCGTTTCGGCTTCGGATTCAGCTTCCAACCGCCGCCGCTCGGCAAAGGCGTCAAATTGCCCCTCCGCCCATTCGATAGCCGCATCGCGGCTGACCGATCCGGCATTGGCCAGCACCGGCAATTCGGTGTTCATCAGGAACTTGTCGAGAAACGCTTCCCAGTCCAGCATGCGGATATCCTGCCGCCGTTGAGCGCGGAACTCGGCTTGATCCAGGAACATCACCGTAATCCGGTTGAGCGTTTCGATTTCCTCCGCGTCCAGATAGTTTTTCGCTGTTCCCACGTCGCGTTTGAGCACCCGGCCGCCCTTCCACGTTGTCAATCCCATGTTTGCCTTGGCCGCGTCGGCGCGCTTGCGGACAATCTCGGCAGCCGTCATGCCGGTGGCGGCGTAGTGCATCTTGTTCTGCAGGGTGGCAAAGAAGACCTGCGTTTCTTTCTCACCCTCCCGGTAGTCACGGGCCAAGGCGAAAATCTCGCGAATCCGCTGGTAAACCCGGGCCTCACTGGCACGAATCTCGCGGATGCGAGCCAGCAGTTCATCGAAATAGTCCACCAGGCCCTTGCCGCCCTTAAGCCGCTCATCGTCGAGGGTGAAACCTTTGACAATGTATTCGCGCAACCGTGCCGTGGCCCACTGGCGGAAGCGGGTTGCGATAACGGATTTTACCCGATATCCCACCGAGATGATCATATCGAGATTGTAAAAATCCATCAGGCGACCGACCTGTCTGTTTCCCTCGGTTTGAACTATCCGGAATTTCCGGATAGTTGATTCCGGCTCTAACTCGCCTTCCTCATAGACGTTCTTGATATGTTCATTGATCGTGCGAATATCCTTTTGAAACAACTCCGCCATCATTTTTTGCGTCAGCCAGACGGACTCATCCTGGAGCCGCACCTCAAGGCGGGTTTCCCCGGAATCGGATTGATATATCAGTATCTTGGAATCAACGGGAGCGGGCAGGTTATCACTCATTCCGTCACCTCCGCGAGCATGTCGGCGATTTCCTTCTCGATCTTCTTGAGGTCGGTTTCGATCTCCTCCAACGGTCTGGGCGGCGTATACTTGTAAAAATAGCGATTGAAATTGATCTCGTAGCCGATCTTGGTTTTAGAACAAAGTAGAAACCCCCACCCTAAGGGTGGGGTCATAGGAATTGGCTATGCCGGTCCCGGATGGGAATGGCCTTGAAGGCCGCTCACTGTGCTATCCTTACGAAAAGTTGTTGCCGCAACGGATAACGTAAGGAGGGAGCATCAGTGAGCAGATTTCGTAAGTTATCACATACGATATGGCACTGTCAGTATCATGTTGTTTGGCTGCCAAAATATCGGTTTCGGATATTGACGGGATCGATACGGGAGGCATGCGAGGTGGCCATTCGATCGATCTGCGGGTTTGCGGGCTGTGAGGTTGTTGAGCTGAACGTACAGCCCGACCATGTTCATCTTGTGGCAATGATTCCTGCAAAAGTGGGGATAAGCCAGTTGCTTGGGCGATTGAAGGGGCAGACATCGATAAGGCTGTTTCACCAGTTTCGGCATTTGAAAAAG
This portion of the Desulfatiglans anilini DSM 4660 genome encodes:
- a CDS encoding tyrosine-type recombinase/integrase, with protein sequence MTAILKHASEHLRRAILLSYYLGLRPGATELLGLTWDDVRPDGTILVRSAAKGGPGFRIVPVHKDLAAHLEYWKADGERYIIHYTGAPVGSLKRTWRNTLRRAGITRRLRMYDLRHHFVTVALENGMPIKAVSEIVGSRPETLMRHYQHVSSALHRSVVASIPTAKTERPQK
- a CDS encoding type I restriction endonuclease subunit R, coding for MPGQYSEYAFETGIEHHLTTAGGFEKGDREGFDTERGLFFGDVIAFIQKTQPKEWEYLVNLQKEKAEETLIDDLCRALNSSHEGCLSVLRHGFKCFGKLFRVAYFAPASGMNPDTQALYAANRLTITRQLRYSAKHSNTLDVTLALNGIPLATLELKNPMTGQNWRYAVTQYKNDRDPSDLIFQFKKRTLVHFAVDTDEVYMTTRLSGKGTRFLPFNRGCGGGAGNPENPGGYKTAYLWEAVLERHSFLDILARFIHLQIKEKKLGGKRVKKETMIFPRYHQLDCVRKLVADARERGTGTNYLIQHSAGSGKSNSIAWLAHRLASLYTVNDEKVFDSIIVVTDRVVLDQQLQNTIYQFEHKQGVVQKIDINSTQLADALASGVPIVITTLQKFPFVTEKMGALPMRRYAVVVDEAHSSQGGETATELKGVLAGAAIKEEARAKAEEEGLPDYEEEILKTMAKRGQQPNISFFAFTATPKYKTLEVFGTPGADGKPNPFHLYSMRQAIDEGFILDVLRNYTTYKTYYRLIKSIEDDPQVDKRKAARALARFMSLHPHNIAQKTEVMVEHFRHFTMHKIGGKAKAMVVTSSRLHAVRYKQTFDKYIKDKGYAGIKTLVAFSGTVIDPARARERAGDPELGRQAQAPAGSIQSGPGIFPPARRSRNHPPSNPR
- a CDS encoding DUF4411 family protein, with protein sequence MTYLLDANVFIQAKNLHYGLDFCPAFWDWLITNNQQQKVFSIEKVGDEIEAGNDELAKWADQRGPGFFLKPDSAMLSALGKVSAWATDQGYDPAAVNTFFQVADYYLIAFAVAHNHTIVTHEIASPSTKKIKIPNACIGLEVKCVTPYEMLRRERARFILEPIGGRA
- a CDS encoding ImmA/IrrE family metallo-endopeptidase, encoding MRVDVKPDLFLWACARAGRNIDALAQQQSFRKLPAWVSGEERPTFKQLEKFAQATYTPFGYFFLPEPPEESIPIPDLRTLGSQYLGHPSPDLLDTMYICQQRQEWYRDFARSMGEKPLPFAGSANLESDTAEVARNIRQTLGFNIDERRHMPTWTEALRHFIQQADSFGIMVMVSGIVGSNTHRSLDPQEFRGFALADPLAPLVFINGKDTKAAQMFTLAHELAHIWLGETALSDVGPVTMPSNKIELWCNHVAAELLVPLPALREAYEGGRSLREELDHLARWFKVSTLVILRRLHDAGKLTRDELWQAYDKELDRLGAMSKGSGGNFYLTLPARVSKRFARALVISTLEGQTLHRDAFRLLGFRKHATFRELAYQLEVTF
- a CDS encoding restriction endonuclease subunit S, producing MCGYHLAHIRPDLRKLIGEYLFRAFRTSGINDQFRVAANGITRFGLGKYWLDNGLFPVPPLEEQQAIASFLDRETARIDALIEKKQRQIELLKEKRSALINHAVTKGLDPDAKMKDSGIEWLGEIPAHWDIPPLYARYSVELGKMLDAKRFTGNYLLPYLRNIDVQWDRVNVENLPEMDIEPDEYSRFTLADGDLLVCEGGEVGRTAMWSGELPVCAFQKAIHRVRPRSTQDVRRFYYYIMRAAAWSGVFLAYGNPNTIPHLTAEKLRVYRFPFPPHDEQEMILHHLDFETQRIDVLVAKVKTSIDKLREYRTALISAAVTGKIDVRTMPAGRQEEVS
- a CDS encoding virulence RhuM family protein, with product MSDNLPAPVDSKILIYQSDSGETRLEVRLQDESVWLTQKMMAELFQKDIRTINEHIKNVYEEGELEPESTIRKFRIVQTEGNRQVGRLMDFYNLDMIISVGYRVKSVIATRFRQWATARLREYIVKGFTLDDERLKGGKGLVDYFDELLARIREIRASEARVYQRIREIFALARDYREGEKETQVFFATLQNKMHYAATGMTAAEIVRKRADAAKANMGLTTWKGGRVLKRDVGTAKNYLDAEEIETLNRITVMFLDQAEFRAQRRQDIRMLDWEAFLDKFLMNTELPVLANAGSVSRDAAIEWAEGQFDAFAERRRLEAESEAETRYVEDLRTSARFLDQERKKTPPKQQEAKVKKKGGKK
- the tnpA gene encoding IS200/IS605 family transposase, which encodes MSRFRKLSHTIWHCQYHVVWLPKYRFRILTGSIREACEVAIRSICGFAGCEVVELNVQPDHVHLVAMIPAKVGISQLLGRLKGQTSIRLFHQFRHLKKKPYWGNHFWSKGYCVVTVDLDADMIRKYVR